A window of Equus przewalskii isolate Varuska chromosome 16, EquPr2, whole genome shotgun sequence contains these coding sequences:
- the SUPT20H gene encoding transcription factor SPT20 homolog isoform X15 yields MQQALELALDRAEYVIESARQRPPKRKYLSSGRKSVFQKLYDLYIEECEKEPEVKQKLRRNVNLLEKLVMQETLSCLVVNLYPGNEGYSLMLRGKNGSDSETIRLPYEEGELLEYLDAEELPPILVDLLEKSQVNIFHCGCVIAEIRDYRQSSNMKSPGYQSRHILLRPTMQTLICDVHSITSDNHKWTQEDKLLLESQLILATAEPLCLDPSIAVTCTANRLLYNKQKMNTRPMKRCFKRYSRSSLNRQQDLSHCPPPPQLKLLDFLQKRKERKAGQHYDLKISKAGNCVDMWKQSPCNLAIPSEVDVEKYAKVEKSIKSDDSQPTVWPAHDVKDDYVFECEAGNQYQKTKLTILQSLGDPLYYGRIQPCKEDEESDSQMSPSQFIIGSKTDAERVVNQYQELVQNEAKCPVKMSHSSSGSASLSQLSPGKDTEPETVSVQSSVLGKGVKHRPPPIKLPSSSGNSSSGNYFTPQQTSSFLKSPTPPPASKPPSLSRKSSVDLNQVSMLSPAALSPASSSQRSGTPKPSTPTPTPSSTPHPPDAQSSTPITPSATPTPQDSGFTPQPTLLTQFAQQQRSLSQAMPVTTIPLSTMVTSITTGTTATQVMANSAGLNFINVVGSVCGAQALMSGSNPMLGCNTGAITPAGINLSGLLPSGSLLPNALPGAMQATSQAGVPFGLKNTSSLRPLNLLQLPGGSLIFNTLQQQQQQLSQFTPQQPQQPTTSSPQQPGEQGSEQGSTSQEQALSAQHAAVINLAGVGSFMQSQAAAVAILAASNGYGSSSSTNSSATSSSAYRQPVKK; encoded by the exons ATG cAACAAGCTTTGGAACTAGCTTTGGATCGTGCAGAG tacgTCATTGAAAGTGCCCGACAGAGACCTCCTAAAAGGAAATACCTGTCTAGTGGAAG aaaatctgtATTTCAAAAACTTTATGACTTATATATTGAAGAATGTGAAAAAGAGCCTGAGGTTAAG cagaaattaagaagaaatgtgAACTTGTTGGAGAAGCTTGTTATGCAGGAGACATTGTCGTGTTTAGTGGTCAACCTATACCCAGGAAATGAGGGATATTCTCTGATGCTCAGGGGAAAAAATGGATCAG attctgAGACCATTCGACTGCCTTATGAAGAAGGGGAATTACTTGAATATTTGGATGCAGAAGAATTACCTCCTATTTTGGTTGATCTCCTAGAAAAATCTCAG gttaatatttttcattgtggatGTGTCATAGCAGAAATACGTGACTACAGGCAGTCCAGTAATATGAAATCTCCTGGTTACCAAAGTAGGCACATTCTCTTACGTCCAACAATGCAG acTTTAATCTGTGATGTACATTCAATTACAAGTGATAACCACAAATGGACCCAG GAAGACAAACTTTTGCTTGAGAGCCAACTGATCCTTGCTACAGCTGAACCACTATGTCTTGACCCTTCTATCGCCGTAACCTGCACTGCAAACAGACTGCTCTATAACAAGCAAAAGATGAACACACGCCCAATGAAACG GTGTTTCAAGAGGTATTCTAGGTCCTCTCTCAATCGGCAGCAGGATCTGTCTCACTGTCCACCTCCTCCTCAGCTAAAATTACTTGATTtcttacaaaaaagaaaggaaagaaaagcaggtcAGCATTATGACCTCAAAATTTCTAAAGCAGGAAAT tgTGTAGATATGTGGAAGCAGAGTCCCTGTAACTTGGCCATACCTTCAGAAGTGGAT GTGGAGAAATATGCTAAAGTGGAGAAGTCTATCAAATCTGATGACTCACAACCAACAGTCTGGCCAGCCCAT GATGTAAAAGATGATTATGTATTTGAATGTGAAGCTGGTAATCAGTATCAGAAAACAAAGCTGACCATTTTACAGTCACTTGGTGATCCACTTTACTATGGTAGAATACAGCCATgtaaagaagatgaagaaagtgaCAGCCAGATGTCTCCATCCCA gTTCATTATTGGATCAAAGACTGATGCTGAGag GGTAGTCAATCAGTACCAGGAATTGGTTCAGAATGAAGCCAAATGTCCAGTCAAGATGTCACACAGCTCCAGTGGCTCAGCCAGCTTGAGTCAGCTTTCTCCAGGGAAAGACACAGAA CCTGAGACTGTGTCAGTTCAGTCTTCAGTATTGGGGAAGGGAGTAAAACATCGACCTCCACCCATCAAACTTCCCTCAAGCTCAGGAAATAGTTCCTCAG GTAACTATTTTACGCCACAACAGACTAGCAGCTTTCTTAAATCTCCaactcctcctcctgcttctaaGCCACCAAGCCTTTCTCGGAAGTCATCTGTGGATCTCAATCAAGTTAGCATGCTTTCTCCAGCTGCCCTGTCACCTGCCAGCTCATCACAAA GATCTGGAACTCCTAAGCCATCTACTCCTACACCAACCCCTTCATCGACCCCACACCCTCCTGATGCTCAGAGCTCAACTCCTATTACCCCTTCAGCCACCCCTACTCCCCAAGATTCAGGCTTCACCCCTCAGCCCACTTTGTTAACTCAGTTTGCTCAGCAGCAAAGGTCTCTGAGCCAGGCAATGCCTGTAACGACCATTCCTCTTTCCACCATGGTAACATCTATAACTACAGGAACCACGGCCACCCAGGTCATGGCAAACTCTGCTGGACTTAACTTCATCAATGTAGTGGGCTCTGTTTG TGGAGCTCAGGCTTTGATGAGTGGTTCAAACCCTATGCTGGGCTGTAACACTGGTGCCATAACTCCTGCAGGAATAAACCTGAGTGGCCTTCTACCCTCAGGAAGTCTGCTACCAAATGCATTGCCCGGTGCAATGCAGGCAACTTCTCAAGCAG GTGTTCCATTTGGCTTAAAAAATACTTCAAGTCTCAGGCCCCTAAATCTGCTTCAG CTTCCAGGTGGTTCACTCATTTTTAACActctgcagcagcagcaacagcagctctCTCAGTTTACACCACAACAACCTCAGCAACCCACAACTTCTAGTCCTCAACAGCCAGGGGAGCAG ggTTCTGAACAAGGTTCAACCAGCCAAGAACAGGCCTTATCTGCTCAGCACGCTGCTGTTATTAACCTTGCTGGAGTAGGAAGTTTTATGCAGTCACAGGCAGCTG CAGTTGCGATTCTTGCAGCATCAAATGGCtatggcagcagcagcagcacaaaCAGCTCAGCTACATCGTCATCGGCATACAGGCAGCCagtcaaaaagtaa
- the SUPT20H gene encoding transcription factor SPT20 homolog isoform X14, whose translation MQQALELALDRAEYVIESARQRPPKRKYLSSGRKSVFQKLYDLYIEECEKEPEVKKLRRNVNLLEKLVMQETLSCLVVNLYPGNEGYSLMLRGKNGSDSETIRLPYEEGELLEYLDAEELPPILVDLLEKSQVNIFHCGCVIAEIRDYRQSSNMKSPGYQSRHILLRPTMQTLICDVHSITSDNHKWTQEDKLLLESQLILATAEPLCLDPSIAVTCTANRLLYNKQKMNTRPMKRCFKRYSRSSLNRQQDLSHCPPPPQLKLLDFLQKRKERKAGQHYDLKISKAGNCVDMWKQSPCNLAIPSEVDVEKYAKVEKSIKSDDSQPTVWPAHDVKDDYVFECEAGNQYQKTKLTILQSLGDPLYYGRIQPCKEDEESDSQMSPSQFIIGSKTDAERVVNQYQELVQNEAKCPVKMSHSSSGSASLSQLSPGKDTEQPETVSVQSSVLGKGVKHRPPPIKLPSSSGNSSSGNYFTPQQTSSFLKSPTPPPASKPPSLSRKSSVDLNQVSMLSPAALSPASSSQRSGTPKPSTPTPTPSSTPHPPDAQSSTPITPSATPTPQDSGFTPQPTLLTQFAQQQRSLSQAMPVTTIPLSTMVTSITTGTTATQVMANSAGLNFINVVGSVCGAQALMSGSNPMLGCNTGAITPAGINLSGLLPSGSLLPNALPGAMQATSQAGVPFGLKNTSSLRPLNLLQLPGGSLIFNTLQQQQQQLSQFTPQQPQQPTTSSPQQPGEQGSEQGSTSQEQALSAQHAAVINLAGVGSFMQSQAAAVAILAASNGYGSSSSTNSSATSSSAYRQPVKK comes from the exons ATG cAACAAGCTTTGGAACTAGCTTTGGATCGTGCAGAG tacgTCATTGAAAGTGCCCGACAGAGACCTCCTAAAAGGAAATACCTGTCTAGTGGAAG aaaatctgtATTTCAAAAACTTTATGACTTATATATTGAAGAATGTGAAAAAGAGCCTGAGGTTAAG aaattaagaagaaatgtgAACTTGTTGGAGAAGCTTGTTATGCAGGAGACATTGTCGTGTTTAGTGGTCAACCTATACCCAGGAAATGAGGGATATTCTCTGATGCTCAGGGGAAAAAATGGATCAG attctgAGACCATTCGACTGCCTTATGAAGAAGGGGAATTACTTGAATATTTGGATGCAGAAGAATTACCTCCTATTTTGGTTGATCTCCTAGAAAAATCTCAG gttaatatttttcattgtggatGTGTCATAGCAGAAATACGTGACTACAGGCAGTCCAGTAATATGAAATCTCCTGGTTACCAAAGTAGGCACATTCTCTTACGTCCAACAATGCAG acTTTAATCTGTGATGTACATTCAATTACAAGTGATAACCACAAATGGACCCAG GAAGACAAACTTTTGCTTGAGAGCCAACTGATCCTTGCTACAGCTGAACCACTATGTCTTGACCCTTCTATCGCCGTAACCTGCACTGCAAACAGACTGCTCTATAACAAGCAAAAGATGAACACACGCCCAATGAAACG GTGTTTCAAGAGGTATTCTAGGTCCTCTCTCAATCGGCAGCAGGATCTGTCTCACTGTCCACCTCCTCCTCAGCTAAAATTACTTGATTtcttacaaaaaagaaaggaaagaaaagcaggtcAGCATTATGACCTCAAAATTTCTAAAGCAGGAAAT tgTGTAGATATGTGGAAGCAGAGTCCCTGTAACTTGGCCATACCTTCAGAAGTGGAT GTGGAGAAATATGCTAAAGTGGAGAAGTCTATCAAATCTGATGACTCACAACCAACAGTCTGGCCAGCCCAT GATGTAAAAGATGATTATGTATTTGAATGTGAAGCTGGTAATCAGTATCAGAAAACAAAGCTGACCATTTTACAGTCACTTGGTGATCCACTTTACTATGGTAGAATACAGCCATgtaaagaagatgaagaaagtgaCAGCCAGATGTCTCCATCCCA gTTCATTATTGGATCAAAGACTGATGCTGAGag GGTAGTCAATCAGTACCAGGAATTGGTTCAGAATGAAGCCAAATGTCCAGTCAAGATGTCACACAGCTCCAGTGGCTCAGCCAGCTTGAGTCAGCTTTCTCCAGGGAAAGACACAGAA CAGCCTGAGACTGTGTCAGTTCAGTCTTCAGTATTGGGGAAGGGAGTAAAACATCGACCTCCACCCATCAAACTTCCCTCAAGCTCAGGAAATAGTTCCTCAG GTAACTATTTTACGCCACAACAGACTAGCAGCTTTCTTAAATCTCCaactcctcctcctgcttctaaGCCACCAAGCCTTTCTCGGAAGTCATCTGTGGATCTCAATCAAGTTAGCATGCTTTCTCCAGCTGCCCTGTCACCTGCCAGCTCATCACAAA GATCTGGAACTCCTAAGCCATCTACTCCTACACCAACCCCTTCATCGACCCCACACCCTCCTGATGCTCAGAGCTCAACTCCTATTACCCCTTCAGCCACCCCTACTCCCCAAGATTCAGGCTTCACCCCTCAGCCCACTTTGTTAACTCAGTTTGCTCAGCAGCAAAGGTCTCTGAGCCAGGCAATGCCTGTAACGACCATTCCTCTTTCCACCATGGTAACATCTATAACTACAGGAACCACGGCCACCCAGGTCATGGCAAACTCTGCTGGACTTAACTTCATCAATGTAGTGGGCTCTGTTTG TGGAGCTCAGGCTTTGATGAGTGGTTCAAACCCTATGCTGGGCTGTAACACTGGTGCCATAACTCCTGCAGGAATAAACCTGAGTGGCCTTCTACCCTCAGGAAGTCTGCTACCAAATGCATTGCCCGGTGCAATGCAGGCAACTTCTCAAGCAG GTGTTCCATTTGGCTTAAAAAATACTTCAAGTCTCAGGCCCCTAAATCTGCTTCAG CTTCCAGGTGGTTCACTCATTTTTAACActctgcagcagcagcaacagcagctctCTCAGTTTACACCACAACAACCTCAGCAACCCACAACTTCTAGTCCTCAACAGCCAGGGGAGCAG ggTTCTGAACAAGGTTCAACCAGCCAAGAACAGGCCTTATCTGCTCAGCACGCTGCTGTTATTAACCTTGCTGGAGTAGGAAGTTTTATGCAGTCACAGGCAGCTG CAGTTGCGATTCTTGCAGCATCAAATGGCtatggcagcagcagcagcacaaaCAGCTCAGCTACATCGTCATCGGCATACAGGCAGCCagtcaaaaagtaa
- the SUPT20H gene encoding transcription factor SPT20 homolog isoform X30, with protein sequence MQQALELALDRAEYVIESARQRPPKRKYLSSGRKSVFQKLYDLYIEECEKEPEVKKLRRNVNLLEKLVMQETLSCLVVNLYPGNEGYSLMLRGKNGSDSETIRLPYEEGELLEYLDAEELPPILVDLLEKSQVNIFHCGCVIAEIRDYRQSSNMKSPGYQSRHILLRPTMQTLICDVHSITSDNHKWTQEDKLLLESQLILATAEPLCLDPSIAVTCTANRLLYNKQKMNTRPMKRCFKRYSRSSLNRQQDLSHCPPPPQLKLLDFLQKRKERKAGQHYDLKISKAGNCVDMWKQSPCNLAIPSEVDVEKYAKVEKSIKSDDSQPTVWPAHDVKDDYVFECEAGNQYQKTKLTILQSLGDPLYYGRIQPCKEDEESDSQMSPSHSSTDDHSNWFIIGSKTDAERVVNQYQELVQNEAKCPVKMSHSSSGSASLSQLSPGKDTEPETVSVQSSVLGKGVKHRPPPIKLPSSSGNSSSGNYFTPQQTSSFLKSPTPPPASKPPSLSRKSSVDLNQVSMLSPAALSPASSSQRTTATQVMANSAGLNFINVVGSVCGAQALMSGSNPMLGCNTGAITPAGINLSGLLPSGSLLPNALPGAMQATSQAGVPFGLKNTSSLRPLNLLQLPGGSLIFNTLQQQQQQLSQFTPQQPQQPTTSSPQQPGEQGSEQGSTSQEQALSAQHAAVINLAGVGSFMQSQAAAVAILAASNGYGSSSSTNSSATSSSAYRQPVKK encoded by the exons ATG cAACAAGCTTTGGAACTAGCTTTGGATCGTGCAGAG tacgTCATTGAAAGTGCCCGACAGAGACCTCCTAAAAGGAAATACCTGTCTAGTGGAAG aaaatctgtATTTCAAAAACTTTATGACTTATATATTGAAGAATGTGAAAAAGAGCCTGAGGTTAAG aaattaagaagaaatgtgAACTTGTTGGAGAAGCTTGTTATGCAGGAGACATTGTCGTGTTTAGTGGTCAACCTATACCCAGGAAATGAGGGATATTCTCTGATGCTCAGGGGAAAAAATGGATCAG attctgAGACCATTCGACTGCCTTATGAAGAAGGGGAATTACTTGAATATTTGGATGCAGAAGAATTACCTCCTATTTTGGTTGATCTCCTAGAAAAATCTCAG gttaatatttttcattgtggatGTGTCATAGCAGAAATACGTGACTACAGGCAGTCCAGTAATATGAAATCTCCTGGTTACCAAAGTAGGCACATTCTCTTACGTCCAACAATGCAG acTTTAATCTGTGATGTACATTCAATTACAAGTGATAACCACAAATGGACCCAG GAAGACAAACTTTTGCTTGAGAGCCAACTGATCCTTGCTACAGCTGAACCACTATGTCTTGACCCTTCTATCGCCGTAACCTGCACTGCAAACAGACTGCTCTATAACAAGCAAAAGATGAACACACGCCCAATGAAACG GTGTTTCAAGAGGTATTCTAGGTCCTCTCTCAATCGGCAGCAGGATCTGTCTCACTGTCCACCTCCTCCTCAGCTAAAATTACTTGATTtcttacaaaaaagaaaggaaagaaaagcaggtcAGCATTATGACCTCAAAATTTCTAAAGCAGGAAAT tgTGTAGATATGTGGAAGCAGAGTCCCTGTAACTTGGCCATACCTTCAGAAGTGGAT GTGGAGAAATATGCTAAAGTGGAGAAGTCTATCAAATCTGATGACTCACAACCAACAGTCTGGCCAGCCCAT GATGTAAAAGATGATTATGTATTTGAATGTGAAGCTGGTAATCAGTATCAGAAAACAAAGCTGACCATTTTACAGTCACTTGGTGATCCACTTTACTATGGTAGAATACAGCCATgtaaagaagatgaagaaagtgaCAGCCAGATGTCTCCATCCCA cTCCTCCACAGATGATCATTCAAattg gTTCATTATTGGATCAAAGACTGATGCTGAGag GGTAGTCAATCAGTACCAGGAATTGGTTCAGAATGAAGCCAAATGTCCAGTCAAGATGTCACACAGCTCCAGTGGCTCAGCCAGCTTGAGTCAGCTTTCTCCAGGGAAAGACACAGAA CCTGAGACTGTGTCAGTTCAGTCTTCAGTATTGGGGAAGGGAGTAAAACATCGACCTCCACCCATCAAACTTCCCTCAAGCTCAGGAAATAGTTCCTCAG GTAACTATTTTACGCCACAACAGACTAGCAGCTTTCTTAAATCTCCaactcctcctcctgcttctaaGCCACCAAGCCTTTCTCGGAAGTCATCTGTGGATCTCAATCAAGTTAGCATGCTTTCTCCAGCTGCCCTGTCACCTGCCAGCTCATCACAAA GAACCACGGCCACCCAGGTCATGGCAAACTCTGCTGGACTTAACTTCATCAATGTAGTGGGCTCTGTTTG TGGAGCTCAGGCTTTGATGAGTGGTTCAAACCCTATGCTGGGCTGTAACACTGGTGCCATAACTCCTGCAGGAATAAACCTGAGTGGCCTTCTACCCTCAGGAAGTCTGCTACCAAATGCATTGCCCGGTGCAATGCAGGCAACTTCTCAAGCAG GTGTTCCATTTGGCTTAAAAAATACTTCAAGTCTCAGGCCCCTAAATCTGCTTCAG CTTCCAGGTGGTTCACTCATTTTTAACActctgcagcagcagcaacagcagctctCTCAGTTTACACCACAACAACCTCAGCAACCCACAACTTCTAGTCCTCAACAGCCAGGGGAGCAG ggTTCTGAACAAGGTTCAACCAGCCAAGAACAGGCCTTATCTGCTCAGCACGCTGCTGTTATTAACCTTGCTGGAGTAGGAAGTTTTATGCAGTCACAGGCAGCTG CAGTTGCGATTCTTGCAGCATCAAATGGCtatggcagcagcagcagcacaaaCAGCTCAGCTACATCGTCATCGGCATACAGGCAGCCagtcaaaaagtaa
- the SUPT20H gene encoding transcription factor SPT20 homolog isoform X34 — translation MQQALELALDRAEYVIESARQRPPKRKYLSSGRKSVFQKLYDLYIEECEKEPEVKKLRRNVNLLEKLVMQETLSCLVVNLYPGNEGYSLMLRGKNGSDSETIRLPYEEGELLEYLDAEELPPILVDLLEKSQVNIFHCGCVIAEIRDYRQSSNMKSPGYQSRHILLRPTMQTLICDVHSITSDNHKWTQEDKLLLESQLILATAEPLCLDPSIAVTCTANRLLYNKQKMNTRPMKRCFKRYSRSSLNRQQDLSHCPPPPQLKLLDFLQKRKERKAGQHYDLKISKAGNCVDMWKQSPCNLAIPSEVDVEKYAKVEKSIKSDDSQPTVWPAHDVKDDYVFECEAGNQYQKTKLTILQSLGDPLYYGRIQPCKEDEESDSQMSPSQFIIGSKTDAERVVNQYQELVQNEAKCPVKMSHSSSGSASLSQLSPGKDTEPETVSVQSSVLGKGVKHRPPPIKLPSSSGNSSSGNYFTPQQTSSFLKSPTPPPASKPPSLSRKSSVDLNQVSMLSPAALSPASSSQRTTATQVMANSAGLNFINVVGSVCGAQALMSGSNPMLGCNTGAITPAGINLSGLLPSGSLLPNALPGAMQATSQAGVPFGLKNTSSLRPLNLLQLPGGSLIFNTLQQQQQQLSQFTPQQPQQPTTSSPQQPGEQGSEQGSTSQEQALSAQHAAVINLAGVGSFMQSQAAAVAILAASNGYGSSSSTNSSATSSSAYRQPVKK, via the exons ATG cAACAAGCTTTGGAACTAGCTTTGGATCGTGCAGAG tacgTCATTGAAAGTGCCCGACAGAGACCTCCTAAAAGGAAATACCTGTCTAGTGGAAG aaaatctgtATTTCAAAAACTTTATGACTTATATATTGAAGAATGTGAAAAAGAGCCTGAGGTTAAG aaattaagaagaaatgtgAACTTGTTGGAGAAGCTTGTTATGCAGGAGACATTGTCGTGTTTAGTGGTCAACCTATACCCAGGAAATGAGGGATATTCTCTGATGCTCAGGGGAAAAAATGGATCAG attctgAGACCATTCGACTGCCTTATGAAGAAGGGGAATTACTTGAATATTTGGATGCAGAAGAATTACCTCCTATTTTGGTTGATCTCCTAGAAAAATCTCAG gttaatatttttcattgtggatGTGTCATAGCAGAAATACGTGACTACAGGCAGTCCAGTAATATGAAATCTCCTGGTTACCAAAGTAGGCACATTCTCTTACGTCCAACAATGCAG acTTTAATCTGTGATGTACATTCAATTACAAGTGATAACCACAAATGGACCCAG GAAGACAAACTTTTGCTTGAGAGCCAACTGATCCTTGCTACAGCTGAACCACTATGTCTTGACCCTTCTATCGCCGTAACCTGCACTGCAAACAGACTGCTCTATAACAAGCAAAAGATGAACACACGCCCAATGAAACG GTGTTTCAAGAGGTATTCTAGGTCCTCTCTCAATCGGCAGCAGGATCTGTCTCACTGTCCACCTCCTCCTCAGCTAAAATTACTTGATTtcttacaaaaaagaaaggaaagaaaagcaggtcAGCATTATGACCTCAAAATTTCTAAAGCAGGAAAT tgTGTAGATATGTGGAAGCAGAGTCCCTGTAACTTGGCCATACCTTCAGAAGTGGAT GTGGAGAAATATGCTAAAGTGGAGAAGTCTATCAAATCTGATGACTCACAACCAACAGTCTGGCCAGCCCAT GATGTAAAAGATGATTATGTATTTGAATGTGAAGCTGGTAATCAGTATCAGAAAACAAAGCTGACCATTTTACAGTCACTTGGTGATCCACTTTACTATGGTAGAATACAGCCATgtaaagaagatgaagaaagtgaCAGCCAGATGTCTCCATCCCA gTTCATTATTGGATCAAAGACTGATGCTGAGag GGTAGTCAATCAGTACCAGGAATTGGTTCAGAATGAAGCCAAATGTCCAGTCAAGATGTCACACAGCTCCAGTGGCTCAGCCAGCTTGAGTCAGCTTTCTCCAGGGAAAGACACAGAA CCTGAGACTGTGTCAGTTCAGTCTTCAGTATTGGGGAAGGGAGTAAAACATCGACCTCCACCCATCAAACTTCCCTCAAGCTCAGGAAATAGTTCCTCAG GTAACTATTTTACGCCACAACAGACTAGCAGCTTTCTTAAATCTCCaactcctcctcctgcttctaaGCCACCAAGCCTTTCTCGGAAGTCATCTGTGGATCTCAATCAAGTTAGCATGCTTTCTCCAGCTGCCCTGTCACCTGCCAGCTCATCACAAA GAACCACGGCCACCCAGGTCATGGCAAACTCTGCTGGACTTAACTTCATCAATGTAGTGGGCTCTGTTTG TGGAGCTCAGGCTTTGATGAGTGGTTCAAACCCTATGCTGGGCTGTAACACTGGTGCCATAACTCCTGCAGGAATAAACCTGAGTGGCCTTCTACCCTCAGGAAGTCTGCTACCAAATGCATTGCCCGGTGCAATGCAGGCAACTTCTCAAGCAG GTGTTCCATTTGGCTTAAAAAATACTTCAAGTCTCAGGCCCCTAAATCTGCTTCAG CTTCCAGGTGGTTCACTCATTTTTAACActctgcagcagcagcaacagcagctctCTCAGTTTACACCACAACAACCTCAGCAACCCACAACTTCTAGTCCTCAACAGCCAGGGGAGCAG ggTTCTGAACAAGGTTCAACCAGCCAAGAACAGGCCTTATCTGCTCAGCACGCTGCTGTTATTAACCTTGCTGGAGTAGGAAGTTTTATGCAGTCACAGGCAGCTG CAGTTGCGATTCTTGCAGCATCAAATGGCtatggcagcagcagcagcacaaaCAGCTCAGCTACATCGTCATCGGCATACAGGCAGCCagtcaaaaagtaa